In Methanocaldococcus lauensis, a single genomic region encodes these proteins:
- the wtpA gene encoding tungstate ABC transporter substrate-binding protein WtpA: MIKKLIPIGIFLIIGTVLCGCTQEKIVLKVFHAGSLSVPFEEYEKMFEKEHPNVDVEREPAGSVACVRKIIDLGKKADVLASADYSLIPQMMMPKYADWYVMFARNEIVLAYTDKSKYSNEINSTNWYKILEKPDVKFGFSNPNDDPCGYRSQMVLMLASIYYKNPKIYENLILKNTNIKFKEENGTYIILVPPDVDYNTNRILIRSKETDLLAPLEAGAFDYLFIYKSVANQHNLSYVVLPKEINLGYYEYADTYKKVRVDILSKNKTIVGKPIVYGMTVPKNAPHKEMGIEFVKFILEHPEVLEKNGQPAITPAIAKGKVPEELKGLVKIEN, encoded by the coding sequence ATGATAAAAAAATTAATACCAATTGGAATATTCCTAATTATTGGAACAGTTCTATGTGGATGCACTCAGGAAAAAATTGTTTTGAAAGTATTCCACGCTGGAAGTTTGTCAGTTCCTTTTGAAGAGTATGAAAAGATGTTCGAAAAAGAACATCCAAATGTAGATGTTGAAAGAGAACCCGCTGGCAGTGTTGCATGCGTAAGAAAAATAATTGATTTAGGTAAAAAGGCAGATGTTTTGGCATCAGCAGATTACTCATTAATTCCTCAAATGATGATGCCAAAATATGCAGATTGGTACGTTATGTTTGCAAGAAATGAGATAGTTTTAGCATACACTGATAAAAGTAAATACAGTAATGAAATAAATTCAACTAATTGGTATAAAATTTTAGAAAAGCCAGATGTTAAATTTGGATTCTCAAATCCTAACGATGACCCATGTGGTTATAGAAGTCAGATGGTTTTAATGTTAGCCTCAATTTATTACAAGAATCCAAAGATTTATGAGAATTTAATTCTAAAAAATACTAATATTAAATTTAAGGAAGAAAATGGGACATATATAATATTAGTTCCTCCAGATGTTGATTACAACACTAACAGGATATTAATTAGAAGTAAAGAGACAGACTTATTGGCTCCTTTAGAAGCTGGAGCGTTTGATTATCTATTCATTTACAAAAGTGTTGCAAACCAGCATAATTTATCATATGTTGTACTTCCAAAAGAAATAAATCTTGGGTATTATGAATATGCAGACACTTACAAAAAAGTTAGGGTAGATATATTAAGTAAAAACAAGACAATAGTAGGAAAACCAATAGTTTATGGTATGACAGTTCCAAAGAATGCTCCACATAAAGAAATGGGAATAGAGTTTGTTAAGTTTATCTTAGAACATCCAGAAGTTTTAGAAAAGAATGGACAGCCAGCAATAACACCAGCAATTGCTAAAGGTAAGGTTCCAGAGGAATTGAAAGGTTTAGTTAAAATAGAAAATTAA
- a CDS encoding sugar phosphate isomerase/epimerase family protein: protein MKIGVSTLFFWEYPMVEIFDIFKEIGVKCMEFFPENPDFWDNRFDLDYITELRREFLKFDVALHNPHIELNPSSLNPYVREAVIKETLWSIELAKFYKCKLITLHPGKRPTNRPPTDEEFEAFFKYLDKSLEVAIDKNIILCLENMPKRINRIGWNPEEVEWILKKYDNLLYMTLDFAHAKEYIEDFFERVIDYIVHTHISGVVNRKDHFPLIKSEIDFTPYIKQLIDYGYKGMFNLEIDDRRLEKNQLTKEEKIDVIIKDIEFLESII, encoded by the coding sequence ATGAAAATTGGTGTATCAACTTTATTTTTTTGGGAATATCCTATGGTTGAGATATTTGATATATTTAAAGAAATTGGAGTAAAATGTATGGAATTTTTTCCAGAAAATCCTGATTTTTGGGACAATAGATTTGATTTAGATTATATAACTGAACTTAGAAGAGAGTTTCTTAAATTTGATGTAGCATTACATAATCCACACATTGAATTAAATCCATCCTCTTTAAATCCCTACGTTAGAGAAGCAGTTATAAAAGAGACACTTTGGAGTATTGAATTGGCTAAATTTTATAAGTGTAAGTTAATAACTCTACACCCCGGAAAGAGACCAACTAACAGACCTCCAACAGATGAAGAATTTGAAGCATTTTTTAAATATTTAGATAAATCATTAGAAGTGGCAATTGATAAAAACATAATATTATGTTTAGAAAATATGCCCAAAAGAATTAATAGAATTGGATGGAATCCAGAAGAAGTTGAGTGGATTTTAAAAAAATATGACAATTTATTGTATATGACCTTAGATTTTGCACACGCTAAAGAATACATCGAAGACTTTTTTGAGAGAGTTATTGATTATATTGTCCATACTCACATTTCTGGAGTGGTAAATAGAAAAGACCACTTTCCATTAATAAAATCTGAAATTGACTTTACTCCATATATAAAGCAACTTATAGATTATGGCTATAAAGGAATGTTTAACTTAGAAATTGATGATAGAAGGTTAGAAAAAAATCAACTAACAAAAGAAGAAAAAATAGATGTAATTATTAAAGATATAGAATTTTTAGAGAGTATTATTTAG
- a CDS encoding ADP-ribosylglycohydrolase family protein, protein MDKMKDKVFGCVFGAVIGDALGMATEGLKKEEIKKIYGIVDDYVEPKNYLAGKCEKGEWTDDTEQAIFIIKSLNKNGVDIKKFAEYLIKWGNKNPPHIGLTSLKAIKKLKNNDFSGIDSPTCGAAMRVYPIAILYYDNLEKLKEEIIKVSKITHNNKEAIAGSLAIAFFVSSALKDKKDFNLLEECYNFIKEVDENFAKRLLKIKEFNDIDSLYNYFGTGVLTREVVPSAIGTYLLTDNFKEGMIKCINAGGDTDSLASMYGAISGAYFGFKNIPKKWIDNLKNKEFIFNLAKYLYNLKFG, encoded by the coding sequence ATGGATAAGATGAAAGATAAAGTATTTGGTTGCGTTTTTGGGGCTGTTATTGGAGATGCCTTAGGAATGGCTACTGAAGGATTAAAAAAAGAGGAGATAAAAAAGATTTATGGAATTGTAGATGATTATGTTGAGCCAAAAAATTATTTAGCAGGAAAATGTGAAAAAGGAGAATGGACTGATGATACAGAGCAGGCTATTTTTATTATCAAAAGTTTAAATAAAAATGGTGTTGATATAAAAAAATTTGCAGAATATTTAATAAAGTGGGGTAATAAAAATCCTCCTCACATTGGATTAACATCTTTAAAGGCAATTAAAAAATTAAAAAACAATGATTTTTCTGGAATAGATAGCCCAACATGTGGAGCGGCAATGAGGGTTTATCCAATCGCTATTTTATATTATGACAATTTAGAGAAATTAAAAGAAGAAATTATAAAGGTTTCAAAGATAACCCACAATAATAAGGAGGCAATTGCTGGCTCTTTGGCAATTGCGTTTTTTGTAAGTAGTGCTTTAAAAGATAAAAAAGATTTTAATTTGTTGGAGGAATGCTATAATTTTATAAAAGAGGTTGATGAAAATTTTGCTAAAAGATTATTAAAGATTAAAGAATTTAATGATATTGATTCACTTTATAACTACTTTGGAACTGGTGTTTTAACGAGAGAAGTAGTTCCCTCAGCTATAGGGACATATCTACTGACAGATAATTTTAAAGAGGGAATGATTAAATGCATAAATGCTGGAGGAGATACTGACAGTTTAGCCTCTATGTATGGAGCAATATCTGGAGCATACTTTGGTTTTAAAAATATTCCAAAAAAATGGATAGATAATTTAAAAAATAAAGAATTTATTTTTAATTTGGCTAAATATTTATATAATCTTAAATTTGGTTAA
- a CDS encoding DUF4013 domain-containing protein: MRKLEDYISDAFRYAFSDIKKGLVGGLLYAISGALSVFVSIVIEPGMMEGVYLEKFTTLLILSSIGFLIGLIVGFLVDGYYIRVMKTTVEGSNTLPEWNNISDLLVKGFLYTIGTLILVIIFMLPLIILFIIGIFAMAIDSSGIIGLPLLLISLLLMILLIILFILYSYLAEVNFSVKGFFGFFEFKKIFKLMSLKYVVLLILVVIITVIVLLIVSSPFIIVYMLYAAQTPSFYYEYIPSTPMIIIKLISTIVSSFVGFFMEVFSKRAIALYYKDKIEELE, from the coding sequence ATGAGAAAATTAGAGGACTATATTTCAGATGCATTTAGATATGCTTTCTCAGATATAAAAAAAGGATTAGTTGGAGGTTTATTATACGCTATATCTGGGGCGTTGAGTGTCTTTGTATCAATAGTTATTGAACCAGGAATGATGGAAGGTGTTTATTTAGAAAAATTTACGACTCTTTTGATATTATCGTCAATTGGGTTTTTGATTGGTTTAATAGTTGGATTTTTAGTAGATGGTTATTATATTAGAGTTATGAAAACAACAGTTGAAGGTTCCAATACTTTGCCAGAATGGAATAATATATCTGATTTACTCGTAAAAGGATTTTTATATACAATAGGAACGCTTATTTTAGTAATTATTTTTATGTTACCATTGATTATTTTGTTTATTATTGGAATATTCGCTATGGCTATAGATAGTAGTGGAATTATAGGATTACCATTACTGTTAATTTCGTTACTGTTAATGATACTATTAATTATTCTCTTTATATTATATTCATATCTCGCAGAGGTTAATTTTTCTGTTAAAGGATTCTTTGGATTTTTTGAGTTTAAGAAAATATTTAAGTTAATGTCTTTAAAATATGTTGTTTTATTAATTCTTGTAGTAATTATAACAGTAATTGTATTACTTATTGTGTCATCTCCGTTCATTATAGTTTATATGCTCTATGCGGCACAGACACCTTCATTCTATTATGAATATATCCCCTCAACGCCAATGATTATTATTAAATTAATTTCAACAATTGTTTCCAGTTTTGTTGGATTTTTTATGGAGGTATTCTCAAAGAGAGCAATTGCTTTATATTATAAAGACAAAATTGAAGAATTAGAATAA
- a CDS encoding DUF4013 domain-containing protein yields the protein MRKIDEYISEAFKYAFSDIKKGLVGGFLYAISGTLGVLISVVFARLINPMSMSYHNFGGKLTMFFGITLIIFLIGLIVGFLVDGYYVRVMRTTVEGSNELPEWSNITDLLIRGFLYAVGVFILLVIFLLPLIILLIIGAYYIITQHNIGNGLILLFASLVISIPFFIVYVFYTPLAEVNYSVKGFLGFFEFKRIFRLMSIKYIILVILIMVITFIINAVIYSFFAFVKYMFLFSSIKYSPYNLTSTLSMPMLIVDLISYAVTGFVGFFMSLFSKRAYSLYYKDKVEENIS from the coding sequence ATGAGAAAGATAGATGAATATATATCCGAAGCATTTAAGTATGCTTTTTCTGATATAAAAAAAGGATTGGTTGGGGGATTTTTATATGCAATCTCTGGGACTTTAGGTGTTTTAATTTCTGTAGTATTTGCACGATTAATAAATCCTATGTCTATGAGTTATCATAATTTTGGAGGAAAATTAACGATGTTCTTTGGAATCACTTTAATAATATTTTTAATTGGTTTAATAGTTGGATTTTTAGTAGATGGTTATTATGTTAGAGTTATGAGAACAACCGTTGAGGGTTCTAATGAATTACCAGAGTGGAGTAATATTACTGATTTACTTATAAGAGGATTTCTATATGCTGTTGGAGTTTTTATATTATTGGTTATATTCTTACTACCGTTGATTATACTTCTAATAATTGGGGCATATTATATAATTACACAGCATAATATAGGAAATGGATTAATTCTATTGTTTGCTTCATTAGTTATAAGTATCCCATTCTTTATTGTTTATGTATTCTACACCCCCCTCGCAGAGGTTAATTACTCAGTTAAGGGCTTTTTAGGATTTTTTGAGTTTAAAAGGATATTTAGATTAATGTCAATAAAGTATATTATCTTAGTAATTCTTATTATGGTAATAACTTTCATAATTAATGCAGTAATATATTCATTTTTTGCCTTTGTAAAGTATATGTTTTTATTTTCTTCGATAAAATACTCACCATATAATTTAACATCCACTTTATCGATGCCAATGCTTATAGTTGATTTAATTTCTTATGCAGTTACAGGATTCGTAGGATTCTTTATGTCCCTTTTTTCAAAAAGAGCTTATTCTTTATACTACAAAGACAAAGTTGAAGAAAATATTTCATAA
- a CDS encoding CoB--CoM heterodisulfide reductase iron-sulfur subunit A family protein → MSPRVGVFVCYCGSNINGVVDCEAVRDFAEKLDGVVVAKTYPFMCADPGQNLIKECIKEYNLDRIVVAACTPKIHEPTFRNCIKEAGLSPYYLEFVNIREQCAFVHMNDPEKATKKAMELVAGGVERAKKLEDVPQKVVNVDKSCLIIGGGIAGIQAALDLGDQGYKVYLVEKEPSIGGRMAQLAKTFPTDDCAMUILAPKMVSVANHPNVELITYAEVKNIEGYIGNFEVTIEKKPRYVDENICTGCGACAAVCPIEVPNEFDLGLGTRKAIYVPFAQAVPLVYTIDMEHCIRCGLCEKACGPGAIRYDQKPEEIKLKVGTIICAVGYDEFDATLKEEYGYGVYDNVITTLELERMINPAGPTGGHEIRPSDGKHPHRVVFIQCVGSRDAKVGKPYCSRICCMFALKNAQLLKQHDPNTEVYICYMDIRAFGKGYEEYYRRAQEQFGVKFIRGRPACIMEDPETKNLIVRVEDTLLGEIVEIEADLVVLSAGLSPRPDNPKLAKMLGIELSPDGFFKELHPKLAPVNTKVDGVAIAGVAQGPKDIPDTVAQAKGAASAVSIPMAQGEFKIEMIRAVVDEDICGGCEVCAKMCPYNAITYVEKDGHKVAQVNDVACKGCGACAGACPSGAMQLRYYRDEQIISFIDGVLEAHQKLES, encoded by the coding sequence ATGTCCCCAAGAGTTGGGGTATTTGTCTGTTATTGTGGATCTAACATTAATGGTGTTGTAGATTGTGAGGCAGTTAGAGATTTTGCAGAAAAATTAGATGGAGTTGTTGTTGCTAAAACATATCCTTTTATGTGTGCTGATCCAGGTCAAAACTTGATTAAAGAATGTATAAAGGAATATAACTTAGATAGGATCGTTGTAGCTGCATGTACTCCAAAGATCCACGAGCCTACTTTTAGAAATTGTATAAAAGAAGCAGGGTTATCTCCATATTACTTGGAGTTCGTAAATATTAGAGAACAGTGTGCATTTGTACATATGAATGATCCAGAAAAAGCTACTAAAAAGGCAATGGAGTTAGTTGCAGGAGGTGTAGAAAGAGCTAAGAAATTAGAAGATGTTCCTCAAAAAGTTGTTAATGTAGATAAATCTTGCCTTATAATTGGAGGAGGTATTGCAGGAATCCAGGCAGCTCTTGACTTGGGAGATCAAGGTTATAAAGTATATTTAGTAGAGAAAGAGCCATCAATTGGAGGAAGGATGGCTCAACTTGCTAAGACATTCCCAACTGATGACTGTGCTATGTGAATTTTGGCTCCAAAGATGGTTAGCGTTGCAAACCACCCCAATGTTGAGCTCATAACCTATGCCGAAGTTAAAAATATCGAAGGATACATCGGAAACTTTGAAGTTACAATTGAAAAAAAGCCAAGATATGTTGATGAAAATATTTGTACTGGATGTGGAGCCTGTGCCGCAGTTTGTCCAATTGAAGTTCCAAATGAGTTTGATTTAGGATTAGGTACAAGAAAAGCAATTTATGTTCCATTTGCTCAGGCAGTTCCATTGGTATATACAATAGATATGGAACACTGTATAAGATGTGGACTCTGTGAAAAAGCTTGTGGCCCTGGAGCTATAAGATACGATCAAAAACCAGAAGAGATTAAATTGAAAGTAGGAACAATAATCTGTGCAGTAGGTTATGATGAATTTGATGCAACATTAAAAGAAGAGTATGGATATGGAGTTTATGATAATGTCATAACAACATTAGAATTAGAGAGGATGATTAACCCCGCAGGTCCTACTGGTGGGCATGAAATAAGACCAAGTGATGGAAAGCATCCTCATAGAGTAGTATTTATACAGTGTGTAGGTTCAAGAGATGCTAAAGTTGGAAAACCATACTGTTCAAGAATTTGCTGTATGTTTGCCTTAAAGAACGCTCAGTTACTTAAACAGCATGACCCTAATACTGAAGTTTATATCTGCTATATGGATATCAGGGCTTTCGGTAAAGGATATGAAGAATACTATAGAAGAGCTCAGGAACAGTTTGGAGTTAAGTTCATTAGAGGAAGACCAGCATGCATAATGGAAGATCCAGAAACAAAGAACTTAATTGTTAGAGTAGAAGATACATTGTTAGGAGAAATTGTAGAAATTGAAGCTGATTTAGTTGTATTGTCAGCAGGATTATCACCAAGACCAGACAATCCAAAATTAGCAAAAATGCTTGGTATAGAATTAAGTCCAGATGGATTCTTCAAAGAATTACATCCAAAGTTAGCTCCAGTAAATACAAAAGTTGATGGTGTAGCAATTGCAGGAGTTGCTCAAGGACCAAAAGACATTCCAGATACAGTTGCTCAAGCGAAAGGGGCTGCAAGTGCAGTGTCAATACCAATGGCTCAGGGAGAGTTTAAGATTGAGATGATTAGAGCAGTTGTTGATGAAGATATTTGTGGAGGATGTGAAGTTTGTGCTAAAATGTGTCCATATAATGCTATAACTTATGTAGAAAAAGATGGACATAAAGTAGCTCAAGTTAATGATGTTGCCTGTAAAGGTTGTGGAGCATGTGCTGGAGCATGTCCAAGTGGTGCTATGCAGTTGAGATATTACAGAGATGAGCAAATAATTTCATTTATTGATGGAGTATTAGAGGCTCACCAAAAATTAGAGAGTTAA